In Zingiber officinale cultivar Zhangliang chromosome 3A, Zo_v1.1, whole genome shotgun sequence, the DNA window gccagtctgTTGTTCAGGTGACATAATGGCGGGGTCGAGCGTCTACTTGGCCAGTGATCTATTATCTAGCTCAGGCGAGGGAGCCCTGCCTGCCAGGTCGAGGCTGTGTCCATTGTTCTGTCGAGCGGGACGGTTGCTCGGCCTTCGTCTCTCCCTGTTTGAGTtttatgagcgtcggaagccCGGTGTCTGACAGAGCTATTGGGGCGTCGGGCCGGTTACTCTTCCTGCTGACCAGGAAGGTAGCCCGCCCGATCGGACGCCTGCCCAGGacattgaccactttgacctcctgtCAAACGAACctcaccttaccaccggatcaatgtaTTTGATTCTTCAAACCAACTAATCATGAGATGTCGACCTCaatcttataaaaattttctatttaccactaaaataaaataaatgatgaAGAGCTCAATATTTTTATATTCACTTCTCATGGAGGCAAAATCTCCTCATGCAAAAAATATCTTTTGGAACCTATTAATAGGATCTTGATGATCTCAAATTTCATTTTACCCAGTGGATTATCGAATATTTCACTTAACTTTTTACGATCAAGGTGAATATCAGTTTATCCTCAAAAGTTTTCAGACGTTTTCATTTTAAACCTACAAAGATGAAAGATGGTTTGAGAATAATATTACTTGGGTGACCTTTGAAATACATCTAGCATTTACAGGCTTTTAAAATGCCCTTGAGGCTTAATTAATACCAAATACTTCTAAAATACTACTAAATAAAttagatgataatttaaaataataaaataggttTGATCTCAGATAGAAGCattttgataataaaataaattttttagaacATTTTTTCATTAAAAAACTTGAAGTgtaatgaaaaattaaataacataggcgatattttaatattttaaaatatttgcaaGGTGAAGTGAATATTAAATAAATCTTGGGGCAAAGTGAAAATGTTTCTCATTAGAAAGCATTTGTCCCGTTCGGTTTTTCCCAAATCCGCCGCATTGAGTTGGGTCGATCCGTTCTCGTGGTAGATCAAGAAAGGGAAAGGGGATCGGAGGAGATCGACGATCGGGCAGGAGAACGATGACGGAGGCACAGGTGAGGAAGAAGCCGGGGATGACTAGCGTGAGGGAGATGCCGCTGCTCCAGGACGGGCCGCCTCCGGGCGGGTTCGCCCCGGTCCGCTACGCCCGTCGCATCCCCAGCAAAGGCCCCAGCGCCGCTGCGATCGTCATCGCCGCTTTCGGCGTCATCTCCTGGGGGTTTTACCAGGTCGGGCAGGGGAATAAGATCCGCCGGTTCGTTTTCTTCTTCTCCAACCAACTTTTCCTAATTCAGAACTCCTATATTCTGCATTATCTGCgaatttgttttattattttattttattcgatGGTGATGAATCTAGATTGGCGTGGTGAATCTTTGTTCCTACAAAAACATGACTTTTCCTGATTATTGGATATCCACGGGCCTTGTAAATTTCACTCCAACAGCATTATCTATAAGTTGTTGGCTGGATACTCTATACTGAAGAATCTGTCCTCACGTGGGCACGTTACATAGCAGTTTGTATGTTTATCAAAACCTTTTTTTGGTACAAAGCATTGATCTTTTGGCAAAATCTCTAGGTATCCTTTAGTTGACGCTGCAAATTTTACATGGCTGATTACTGAATCCATCCTAAACATAAAAAAGCATGAACGTTACCCAAACTTTGATTACAAATAGAATTTACATTTCATTTGGGTCACGTTAATTTCTCCATTGTCCATGTGACAGCTAAGCATAGCACATTTTCTCAATGATTTACCAGAATTGAGTATTTAATTAAACTAAGAGTTAGATTGGATATGCATTAGTTTTTCTCATCAATTCGTTTAGGCTATCATAATTTATCTAGTTGCTCGATTATATTAACATTGAGATGATATGGCAGGTTTGATC includes these proteins:
- the LOC122052631 gene encoding NADH dehydrogenase [ubiquinone] 1 alpha subcomplex subunit 13-B-like, which produces MTEAQVRKKPGMTSVREMPLLQDGPPPGGFAPVRYARRIPSKGPSAAAIVIAAFGVISWGFYQVGQGNKIRRALKEEKYAARRALVPVLQAEEDERFVKEWKKYLEEEARIMKDVPGWKVGESVYNSGKWMPPATSELRPDVW